The following DNA comes from Tunturibacter psychrotolerans.
CCGGTGGTGATGACGATGGCGTCGATTTTGTTCTGGTGCATGAGGGCGCGTGCGCGGTCGAGGCGCTGCTCGCGCTCGGCGAGGGTGATGGGGACGGCTTCGGCGCGGCGGTTTGTCAGGGCGGCGATGGCGGGAGGGAGTTTCTCTGATTGCTGAGCTTGTGCGGTGAGCGTGAGGGCGGGAGTGGCTGCTGCGGCGGCTAGGAGGAAGCGGCGGCGTGTGGGCATGGGTGGGAATAGTGTACGGGGAGTTGGCGGGGCGTGAACTAAGATTAGTGGTGAGGATATTTGATCGATGGCGATGATAACGACGGTGCAGCAGCACATTTTGCAGCAGCAGCAGGAGATGCTGAAATCTACGGGGCGCGAGGCTACAGGGACATTCAGCTGGTTGCTGAGTGGGATTACTTTGGCCGCGAAGATGGTGGAGGCGAAGATTCGGTCGGCGGGGTTGAGCGATGTGCTGGGTGCCTTTGGCGCGGAGAATGTACAGGGGGAGGAGCAGCAGAAGCTGGATGTGTATGCGAATCAGGCACTGCTACATTGCCTGGGGCTAAGGGATAGCGTTGCTGCGCTGGTCAGCGAAGAGGATGAGCAGCCGGTGACGTTCAATCGCGATCCTGAGACGGGGAAGTACATCATTGTTTTCGATCCTCTGGATGGCTCATCGAACATTGATGTGAATGTGAATGTGGGGACGATCTTCAGCGTGTTGCGCAGGATGCCTACAGAGATTGGCACGCTCGAGGAGTCGATTTTGCAACCGGGGTTTCGGCAGGTGGCGGCGGGGTATGTGGTGTATGGGCCTTCGACGGTGCTGGTGTATACGACGGGGAATGGCGTGCATGGGTTCACACTCGATCCGACGATCGGGGCATTTGTGTTGAGCAACGAGAAGATGAAGATGCCGGAGCAGGGAAGTTACTACTCGGTGAATGAGGCGAATGCGGCGGGGTGGCCGGAGGAGTATCGCGGGTATGTGGAGATGCTGCGGACAGGTGGATTGCAAAAGGAGTACAGCTCGCGCTATATCGGGAGCCTGGTGGCGGACTTTCACCGGACGCTGCTGAAGGGGGGAGTGTTTTTGTATCCGCCAACGTTGAAGCAGCCGAAGGGCAAGCTGCGGTTGTTGTATGAGGCGAATCCGCTGGCGTTTATCGCGGAGCAGGCGGGCGGGATGGCGACCAGTGGTGCCGGGAGGATTCTGGATATCAAGCCGGAGGGGATTCATCAGCGGACGCCGTTTTGTGTTGGTAGTAAGCGCGAGATGGAGGCGCTGGTTGCGGCAGTGAGTCCGGCGAGGGCGAAGTGAGTTCTTTTGTCGCAGAAGTGATTGATATTCGTGAAGAGTCGCGCGTGGCGGGGCGGCAGCGATGGCAGATGGCGTTGGACCGGACGGAGTTTGGCACTGGCGATGTTGGTGTGCTGGAGGCTGTGGCTCGGAGTGGGGCGAAGTTGGTGGTGCCGGTGCTTGGGGTAGTGATTGAAGCTGGTGAGGTGTGGCACTTGGTGGAGAAGCCGCTGGCTGCGGGTACCGCGGTGACTGGGCGGGTGGGCGCGTCGGTGGAGTGACGCCGGGCTTTTTGGGTTTAAGCGCGGTTGAGTCGTGAGGGTTGTTGCTGATACACTCGGAGATGTTGTTTCGGCTGCGTTGTGCCTGCGAAAGCGGTGTGCGATGCGGGTTAGGTGGGGGGCTGTAGCTCAGTTGGGAGAGCGCCTCGTTCGCAACGAGGAGGTCAGCGGTTCGATCCCGCTCAGCTCCACCATAGAATTAACTTATAGATAGGAAGATCTGTGGCCTTCAGCAAGAAATTGCTGCGGGGCCAATTCGGGTCCCTAGCCCTTTCTCATCTCCCTTGACAACTGCTTACAATGTCTTCGAGGTGAATCATGCAAAAGCGTCCCCTAACAGCTGTCCTTCTCTTGGCAACGAGCCTATCCGCGTTTGCCGGAACTAAACTCGAAGGTACGACGACTCTCAAGGATTCCCAACCCTATGGAGTTAAAGATACAGAGCACAAACATCAGGCCTATGATCTTTCTTTTGAGGCGAAGGGGAAGAGTTATACCTGTCGGACCGACCCGAATAAATCTATGAACGCAACCGACTTTGTGGTTGGCACAGACATGACATACAAGATTGACGGCAACAAGGCAAAGATTAAAACTCCACAGAATAAAGAGGTGGAGTGCAAAATCGTCCGTGTGGAGGCCCTACAGAAGCTGCAGTAGCTGTTGCAAAAAAGCTCTTCCGCGAAGGAGGCCTCTTAGACTGTCGTGACGCCGCCAAACCGTCGATTCATTCGGATCCCTATATTTCCGTCTCGGTGCGATTGTCTATTCGCTGAGTGGCCGCGAGTCTGCGGATTGAGTGGGCGACTGCAGCTTCAAGATGAGAATCTGGCGTTGAAA
Coding sequences within:
- the fbp gene encoding class 1 fructose-bisphosphatase, whose protein sequence is MAMITTVQQHILQQQQEMLKSTGREATGTFSWLLSGITLAAKMVEAKIRSAGLSDVLGAFGAENVQGEEQQKLDVYANQALLHCLGLRDSVAALVSEEDEQPVTFNRDPETGKYIIVFDPLDGSSNIDVNVNVGTIFSVLRRMPTEIGTLEESILQPGFRQVAAGYVVYGPSTVLVYTTGNGVHGFTLDPTIGAFVLSNEKMKMPEQGSYYSVNEANAAGWPEEYRGYVEMLRTGGLQKEYSSRYIGSLVADFHRTLLKGGVFLYPPTLKQPKGKLRLLYEANPLAFIAEQAGGMATSGAGRILDIKPEGIHQRTPFCVGSKREMEALVAAVSPARAK